The Coffea arabica cultivar ET-39 chromosome 8e, Coffea Arabica ET-39 HiFi, whole genome shotgun sequence genome window below encodes:
- the LOC113704452 gene encoding uncharacterized protein: MTLRSGKEVQGPKPVIPKDKDEKRIKKELEEESKDSKNSKILPDPLIPAKTNPSPFPSRLEKSKKQNNEKEVLKIFRKVEINIPLLDVIKQVPRYAKFLRDLCVNRRRLKGDERVIVEENVSAILQRKLPPKCGDPGMFTIPCRIGNIVIGRAMLDLGVSINVMPNSIYASLNLDPLKDMGIIIQLADRTNAYPDRLVENVLGKINELVFPADFYVLDIDDEHSHDPSPLLLGRPFLSTARTKIDVNKGTMSMEFGGEIVHFNIFETMKYLSESHAGSVLSINVINPAVQEVFELKSGMSWKSP; encoded by the coding sequence ATGACCTTGAGAAGTGGCAAAGAAGTCCAAGGACCCAAACCTGTGATTCCTAAAGACAAGGACGAGAAACGAATTAAGAAAGAGCTGGAAGAAGAGAGCAAAGACAGTAAAAATTCAAAGATACTTCCGGACCCACTCATTCCAGCTAAGACTAACCCGTCTCCCTTTCCAAGCAGATTGGAGAAATCAAAGAAGCAGAACAATGAGAAAGAGGTCCTGAAAATCTTTCGCAAGGTGGAGATTAACATTCCCCTACTAGATGTGATTAAACAAGTACCTAGATACGCAAAATTTTTGAGGGACTTGTGTGTTAACCGAAGGCGGTTGAAAGGAGATGAACGGGTTATAGTGGAGGAGAATGTGTCAGCAATCTTGCAAAGGAAACTTCCACCGAAATGTGGGGATCCAGGTATGTTCACTATCCCCTGTAGGATAGGTAATATAGTGATTGGTAGGGCCATGTTGGATTTGGGAGTATCAATTAATGTCATGCCAAACTCCATATATGCTTCTTTGAACTTAGATCCGTTGAAAGACATGGGAATAATAATCCAATTGGCTGACCGAACAAATGCATATCCTGATAGATTGGTCGAGAATGTTTTAggaaaaattaatgaattggtCTTCCCCGCTGATTTTTATGTACTTGATATAGATGATGAACACTCTCACGACCCATCACCTTTACTGTTAGGTAGACCCTTCTTGAGCACAGCTCGaaccaaaattgatgttaataaagGTACCATGTCTATGGAATTTGGTGGTGAGATTGTTCATTTTAACATTTTTGAAACCATGAAATATCTTTCAGAATCACATGCTGGCTCTGTTTTGTCTATAAATGTTATTAACCCTGCTGTACAAGAAGTTTTTGAATTGAAGTCAGGGATGAGTTGGAAGTCGCCTTGA
- the LOC113703750 gene encoding uncharacterized protein, translating into MRARLERQRGVHISDPAHFGGNLNFTRAADKQRYATCCERRITPYRYRNAATLDLLNIRVDFDRLIRAIGWRPYTYIVDRPAFVELVREFYAIFEFDLPTGYTVSTPNVIRFRLMGQEFHHSITDFNLALGFIDQAYVESREYTESAYDYVQPFFSHYRHIWEEMSMDRNNYDPRLSKGSYLKDPASRYIHRFLAYSFSGRRDSSGILSKSKFFFIWCMHNNIKVNLGCWLTSQFKSILPKKKRPLILGSYTTHLAVNLHVLDLSNHDLHVACQMEPLDILYLEKIGLVREGNDGWEVGASRRPPLGHLLPAPPLMAVIPAPLLPLRLLPPQGLTTGSNSGTRLRDWRLE; encoded by the coding sequence ATGAGGGCTCGCCTGGAGAGGCAAAGAGGCGTTCATATTTCTGACCCTGCACATTTTGGGGGTAATTTGAACTTTACTCGGGCCGCCGACAAGCAGCGATATGCTACTTGTTGTGAACGGAGGATCACTCCCTACCGTTATCGGAACGCCGCCACCTTGGACCTTTTGAATATTAGAGTTGACTTTGATCGCTTGATCCGGGCCATTGGGTGGCGTCCCTACACTTATATTGTTGACCGTCCAGCTTTTGTCGAGTTGGTTAGGGAGTTCTATGCCATATTCGAGTTCGACCTCCCCACGGGTTACACAGTTTCTACTCCTAATGTCATCCGTTTTAGATTAATGGGCCAAGAGTTCCACCATTCCATTACTGATTTCAATCTAGCACTTGGTTTTATTGATCAGGCTTATGTCGAGTCACGTGAGTATACCGAGAGTGCTTATGACTATGTACAGCCCTTTTTCTCCCACTATCGGCATATTTGGGAGGAGATGTCCATGGATCGTAATAATTATGACCCTCGTCTATCTAAGGGTTCTTATCTGAAAGACCCGGCGTCTCGCTATATCCACCGTTTCTTGGCCTATAGTTTCTCGGGTAGGCGAGATAGCTCGGGCATTTTGTCtaagtcaaaatttttctttatttggtgcATGCATAATAACATTAAGGTTAATCTTGGGTGCTGGCTCACTTCTCAGTTCAAATCTATTTTGCCTAAGAAGAAGCGCCCCTTGATTCTTGGGTCATACACTACTCATTTGGCTGTTAATTTGCATGTGCTTGATCTTTCTAACCATGATTTACATGTTGCCTGTCAAATGGAGCCCTTGGACATTCTTTATTTAGAGAAAATAGGCTTGGTTCGGGAGGGCAACGACGGATGGGAGGTTGGAGCCAGTCGTCGGCCCCCCCTCGGTCATCTTTTGCCCGCGCCTCCACTGATGGCGGTGATCCCGGCCCCTCTACTTCCGCTCCGCCTCCTCCCACCCCAGGGGCTGACGACTGGCTCCAACTCCGGAACACGATTGAGAGATTGGAGACTCGAGTGA
- the LOC113702874 gene encoding protein FLOWERINGUS T 1-like codes for MPSGGDPLEVGRVIGDVLDPFTRSISLRVIYGGRVVISGSELRASQVESQPRVEIGGDDFRTFYTLVMVDPDAPSPSDPNLREYLYWLVTDIPATTGPLFGREIVCYESPRPSVGIHRLIFVLFRQLGRQIVYAPGWRQNFSTRDFAELYNLGLPVAAVYFNCQRQSGSGGRRT; via the exons ATGCCTAGTGGTGGAGACCCTCTAGAGGTTGGACGTGTGATCGGGGACGTTTTGGACCCCTTCACAAGGTCCATAAGCCTTAGAGTGATCTACGGTGGCAGAGTAGTGATTAGTGGCAGTGAACTCAGAGCCTCCCAGGTTGAGAGTCAGCCTAGGGTTGAGATAGGAGGTGACGATTTTCGTACCTTCTATACTTTG GTGATGGTGGACCCTGATGCTCCAAGTCCGAGTGATCCAAACCTTAGGGAATATCTCTACTG GTTGGTCACAGACATTCCAGCCACCACAGGTCCattatttg GCCGGGAAATTGTGTGCTATGAGAGTCCACGGCCATCTGTGGGAATCCACCGCTTAATTTTTGTACTTTTCCGGCAGCTTGGGCGGCAGATAGTCTATGCACCAGGGTGGCGCCAGAATTTCAGCACCAGGGACTTTGCTGAGCTGTACAATCTAGGCTTGCCTGTTGCAGCAGTTTACTTCAATTGCCAGAGGCAGAGTGGCAGTGGCGGCAGAAGGACATAA